One genomic region from Siniperca chuatsi isolate FFG_IHB_CAS linkage group LG18, ASM2008510v1, whole genome shotgun sequence encodes:
- the esm1 gene encoding endothelial cell-specific molecule 1, whose product MSFLLITVLSSLIVQDAEAWGANVKYAVNCPDRCNAERCGGAQRCTRTVLDDCGCCQVCAAGRGEHCYRTVSGMHGVKCGPGLFCEFYKDEDDYGDEYGICKDCLYGTYGVECRKTCNCKGGICDRETGACLTLKFFAKIASKLKTEPQAGGEVGSGEVSTAQSTDQHTDRSTAAKRLNPR is encoded by the exons ATGTCTTTTCTCCTCATCACAGTGTTGTCTTCACTTATAGTGCAAGATGCTGAGGCGTGGGGCGCCAATGTCAAGTACGCGGTGAACTGCCCCGACAGATGCAACGCGGAGCGGTGCGGCGGGGCGCAGCGCTGCACACGGACTGTCCTGGATGACTGCGGCTGTTGCCAGGTCTGTGCAGCCGGCAGAGGGGAGCACTGCTACCGCACCGTGTCGGGGATGCACGGTGTGAAATGCGGACCGGGATTATTCTGCGAGTTCTACAAGGATGAAGACGATTATGGAGACGAATATGGGATCTGCAAAG ACTGTCTGTATGGAACCTACGGGGTTGAGTGCCGCAAGACATGCAACTGCAAAGGTGGCATTTGTGACAGGGAGACAGGAGCTTGTCTCACCCTCAAATTCTTTGCCAAAATCGCCAGCAAGCTCAAGACTGAGCCACAAGCAG gGGGAGAGGTGGGCTCAGGAGAAGTCAGTACTGCCCAGAGCACAGATCAACACACAGATAGATCCACCGCTGCAAAGCGGCTCAACCCTCGCTGA